AATAATTTTACATGAAATATTTATTCTATACATTACTTTTTGTGCTTATTTTAGTTTCGGCATGTACAAAAAAGCCTACCTATAAGCAAGTAAATGTAATTCCAGAATACGCTGAAATTCAATCTAAAGAAGACATATTTAGCTTTACAGATACGTGTATTATTCCTTATGTATACACTAAAGTTATTTCCTTAAAAAAACTATCGGTTAAAGAAAAAAAACTAAAGTTTGTGGAAATGTTACTTCCATCCATTCTTTTTATTCAACACGATTTAAATGAGAAAATTAAGCGTTTAGAACATATCGAATCGTGGATATCAAAAAATCAAGAATTCATTAAAAGTGATAGTATTTTCTTGTTCGATTTATATGAACAATACAATTGCTTAGCAATTGAGGAATTAAAAATCAGGTTAAAACCACATGCACCCAGTATTGTTTTGGGACAGGCGGCAATTGAATCTGGATGGGGATCTTCTCGTTTTTTTCAGGAAGGAAATAATGTGTTTGGAATATGGTCGTACAATGCTGGCGAAAATAGAATAAAAGCATTAGTTGGAAGAGATTCTACCAGTATTTATGTGCGAAAATATCCTAGTATAGAAGCATCGATAAGAGATTATTACCAAACAATAGCCAAAGTTAATGCCTATAAAGAATTCAGAAATAAAAGATCGAAAATAACAGATCCTTATAAATTGGTACCATTATTGTTTCGTTACTCCGAAGTAGGAGATGTTTATACCGATTATCTGTATAAAATTATTAAAAATAACGATTTAACTAAATATGATAAGTATACCATAAGTGAGGAATACTTAAAAGAAGAAAGAATAGATTTAAGCCGTTAATTAAATATCCTTTAAATAGCATTTATTGAAGTATATTTTTAGCTTAATTTTATTTGATTATTCTGTGAAATAGTTATTTTTAGGCTTGTTTTAGCGAAAAAAAGAAAAATCAAATAATCATAAAATAAAAAGTATGAAAAAAATCATTTTATTTATTGCAGTATGTTTTTGTGTTTCAAGTGTATTTGCTCAATCTGCTGCTCAACTAAAGAATGAAGGTAATGCAGCCCTTAAGTCGAAAGATTATAAAACTGCTATTGAAAAGTATGAAGCTTTCTTAGGTGCAGAAGATACCGTTGAAGATATAGCTTTGGTTTTTAATACAGCTTATTGTGCTAGTAAAATTAAAGATTATGCTAAAGCAGAAAAATATTTTGCTCAATCTGTAGTAAATAATTATAAACCATCTAAAGCCTATCAATATCTTGCTTTAATGCAAAAAAAGCAGAATAAAGTTAGCGAAATGGTTGCTACCCTTCAAAAAGGTATTAAAGCTTGTCCAACTAAAAACTCTAAACTAGTTGCTAGTCTAGCAAAACATTATTTCTCAGTTGGTCAAACTGCCCAAAAAGGAAATAAATTCGAAGCTGCCGAAACTTCTTATAAACAAGCAGCTCAAATTAAATCAAAATATCAGG
This genomic interval from uncultured Marinifilum sp. contains the following:
- a CDS encoding glucosaminidase domain-containing protein, producing MKYLFYTLLFVLILVSACTKKPTYKQVNVIPEYAEIQSKEDIFSFTDTCIIPYVYTKVISLKKLSVKEKKLKFVEMLLPSILFIQHDLNEKIKRLEHIESWISKNQEFIKSDSIFLFDLYEQYNCLAIEELKIRLKPHAPSIVLGQAAIESGWGSSRFFQEGNNVFGIWSYNAGENRIKALVGRDSTSIYVRKYPSIEASIRDYYQTIAKVNAYKEFRNKRSKITDPYKLVPLLFRYSEVGDVYTDYLYKIIKNNDLTKYDKYTISEEYLKEERIDLSR
- a CDS encoding tetratricopeptide repeat protein; protein product: MKKIILFIAVCFCVSSVFAQSAAQLKNEGNAALKSKDYKTAIEKYEAFLGAEDTVEDIALVFNTAYCASKIKDYAKAEKYFAQSVVNNYKPSKAYQYLALMQKKQNKVSEMVATLQKGIKACPTKNSKLVASLAKHYFSVGQTAQKGNKFEAAETSYKQAAQIKSKYQETAMLALAQLYYNKGAEFWPANQDKAKSYFEMATAQANKLLALNPAKKEAKDLITTIKGLLK